In one Trichlorobacter lovleyi SZ genomic region, the following are encoded:
- a CDS encoding 4Fe-4S dicluster domain-containing protein, with amino-acid sequence MPDTTRQPKAAPLIDTRRCSGCGRCVAVCPERIITLETTHHRKHAVITEPHRCTTCGRCITVCPLEAISSSPF; translated from the coding sequence ATGCCTGATACAACGAGGCAGCCGAAGGCAGCTCCGCTCATCGATACCAGGCGTTGCTCCGGTTGCGGCCGCTGCGTCGCGGTTTGCCCGGAACGGATCATCACCCTGGAAACAACACACCACCGCAAACATGCCGTCATCACCGAGCCGCATCGCTGCACCACTTGTGGCCGCTGCATCACGGTCTGCCCGCTTGAGGCGATCTCCAGTTCTCCTTTTTGA
- the pyrE gene encoding orotate phosphoribosyltransferase, whose protein sequence is MTDREKLKQIILELSYEKRLVTLASGRQSDFYFDGKQTTLHSEGGLLVGKLFYEAIKDVPGVQAVGGITLGADPIATATSIAACLDGKPLHAFIIRKEPKGHGTGQWLEGRKNLPPGTKVVIVEDVVTTGGSSMKAVNRAKEEGLDVLGIVSLVDREEGGRENIEAEGYWLKAIFTKSQLVGE, encoded by the coding sequence ATGACTGACCGCGAAAAGCTGAAGCAGATCATCCTGGAGCTGTCCTACGAAAAACGTCTGGTAACCCTGGCTTCCGGCCGCCAGAGCGACTTTTACTTTGATGGTAAGCAGACCACCCTGCATAGCGAAGGCGGCCTGCTGGTGGGCAAACTGTTCTACGAGGCGATCAAGGATGTACCGGGCGTACAGGCCGTGGGAGGCATTACCCTGGGTGCCGATCCGATCGCCACCGCCACCTCCATCGCCGCCTGCCTGGACGGCAAGCCGCTGCATGCCTTTATCATCCGCAAGGAGCCCAAGGGGCACGGCACCGGCCAGTGGCTGGAAGGACGCAAGAATCTGCCCCCCGGCACCAAGGTGGTGATTGTTGAGGATGTGGTCACCACCGGCGGTTCCTCCATGAAGGCGGTCAACCGCGCCAAGGAGGAAGGGCTGGACGTGCTGGGGATCGTCTCGCTGGTGGACCGTGAAGAGGGCGGCCGCGAGAACATTGAAGCTGAAGGCTACTGGCTCAAAGCGATCTTTACCAAATCACAATTAGTCGGTGAATGA
- a CDS encoding histidine triad nucleotide-binding protein, producing MSDCIFCKIIAGEIPARKVFEDDLVVVIEDIAPKAPLHLLLMPKRHFSNCLDMTEQDEAVVGHLFRVAGQLARERGLSEGGFRLVQNNGADAGQTVFHLHIHLLAGRELQWPPG from the coding sequence ATGAGTGACTGCATCTTTTGCAAGATCATCGCCGGAGAGATCCCGGCCAGGAAGGTCTTTGAGGATGACCTGGTGGTGGTGATTGAGGATATCGCCCCCAAGGCTCCGTTGCATCTGCTGCTGATGCCGAAACGGCACTTCAGCAACTGCCTGGATATGACAGAGCAGGATGAGGCCGTTGTCGGGCATCTCTTCCGCGTAGCCGGTCAACTGGCCCGTGAACGAGGGCTGTCCGAAGGCGGTTTCCGCCTGGTGCAGAACAACGGTGCCGATGCCGGACAGACCGTATTCCACCTGCATATCCACCTGCTGGCAGGGCGAGAGCTGCAATGGCCTCCGGGCTAG
- a CDS encoding TlyA family RNA methyltransferase, with product MSSKQRLDKLMVERGLAPSREKAQALIMAGQVVVGDHAAQKAGQQVTDEVEIRIKGELLPYVSRGGLKLAQGLDAFGIDPAGRIAIDVGASTGGFTDCLLQRGASRVYAVDVGYGQLAWKLREDARVVVMEKTNIRHLQPESLEPLPDLAVIDASFISLNLVLPPTLALLKRPAEVVALVKPQFEVGKGAVGKGGIVRDPKLHEEVLAGMERLATELGAELLGICDSPITGADGNREFLMGLRMTGETA from the coding sequence ATGAGCTCAAAGCAACGACTTGATAAACTGATGGTTGAACGAGGCCTGGCCCCTTCCCGCGAGAAGGCCCAGGCCTTGATCATGGCCGGACAGGTGGTGGTGGGGGACCATGCCGCCCAAAAGGCCGGGCAACAGGTAACAGATGAGGTTGAGATCAGGATCAAGGGAGAGCTGCTGCCCTACGTCAGTCGCGGAGGGCTGAAGCTGGCGCAAGGTCTGGATGCCTTTGGAATTGATCCGGCAGGGCGTATCGCCATTGACGTGGGCGCCTCCACCGGCGGCTTTACCGACTGTCTGCTGCAGCGGGGGGCCAGCCGGGTCTACGCGGTGGATGTGGGCTATGGTCAACTGGCCTGGAAACTCCGTGAGGATGCACGGGTGGTGGTGATGGAAAAGACCAACATCCGGCACCTGCAGCCGGAATCCCTTGAACCGCTGCCGGACCTGGCAGTAATCGATGCCTCATTCATCTCCCTCAACCTGGTGCTGCCCCCTACCCTCGCATTGCTGAAACGGCCGGCCGAGGTGGTGGCGTTGGTCAAACCTCAATTTGAGGTTGGCAAAGGTGCTGTTGGCAAAGGCGGTATTGTGCGGGACCCCAAACTGCACGAAGAGGTGCTGGCCGGTATGGAACGCCTGGCTACCGAACTGGGAGCAGAGCTATTGGGGATCTGCGACTCACCGATTACCGGCGCTGACGGCAACCGCGAATTTTTGATGGGATTGCGCATGACAGGAGAAACAGCATGA